The proteins below come from a single Zonotrichia leucophrys gambelii isolate GWCS_2022_RI chromosome 3, RI_Zleu_2.0, whole genome shotgun sequence genomic window:
- the LOC135445825 gene encoding potassium channel subfamily K member 16-like — translation MPLLTMHSRQISWTPLLLLGYLFYLLLGAMVFQLLEKQAETHFRDQFQLEKLKFLQNYTCLDRQALEQFVQVLMEAWEKGVNPEGNSTNPSNWDFSNSFFFAGTVVTTIGYGNLSPSTVSGQIFCVFYALFGVPLNLAFLNQLGKALNAHLLALERWVQKPGRAQVVQTLAVVIFLITGTLLFLVFPPLVFSYVEGWSYGEGFYFTFITLSTIGFGDYVVGTNPNKHYIPVYRSLTAIWIVFGLAWLALVFNVGADLMERYLQLKWHKSDLSLAEGDTTKLEDEPEQPRIHIPS, via the exons ATGCCCCTCCTCACCATGCACAGCCGGCAGATCAGCTGGACTCCACTGCTGCTACTGGGGTACCTCTTTTACCTCCTCCTGGGTGCTATGgtgttccagctgctggagaagcaggCAGAAACACATTTTCGGGACCAgttccagctggaaaagctcAAGTTCCTGCAGAATTACACATGCTTGGACCGACAAGCCCTGGAGCAGTTTGTACAG GTCCTCATGGAAGCATGGGAAAAAGGGGTCAACCCAGAAGGAAACTCTACAAATCCCAGTAACTGGGACTTCAGCAACTCCTTCTTTTTTGCAGGAACTGTTGTCACCACTATAG gttaTGGCAACCTGTCCCCCAGCACAGTGTCAGGGCAGATCTTCTGTGTGTTTTATGCCTTATTTGGAGTGCCCCTCAACCTGGCCTTCCTCAATCAGCTGGGAAAAGCTCTCAATGCTCATCTGCTTGCCCTGGAAAGATGGGTGCAAAAGCCAGGGCGTGCCCAG gtGGTTCAAACACTGGCAGTGGTCATCTTCCTGATCACTGGGACCTTGCTTTTCCTGGTGTTCCCACCATTAGTCTTCAGTTATGTAGAAGGCTGGAGCTACGGAGAAGGCTTTTACTTCACCTTCATCACCCTGAGCACCATTGGATTTGGGGACTATGTAGTAG gcacaaaccccaaCAAGCACTATATCCCTGTGTACAGGAGCCTAACTGCGATATGGATTGTTTTTGGCTTGGCCTGGCTGGCTCTGGTTTTCAACGTGGGAGCTGACTTGATGGAAAGATACCTTCAGCTAAAGTGGCACAAGTCTGACTTAAGCTTGGCAGAAGGAGACACCACCAAATTGGAAGATGAACCTGAGCAGCCTAGGATCCATATCCCTAGCTGA